A stretch of Zootoca vivipara chromosome 13, rZooViv1.1, whole genome shotgun sequence DNA encodes these proteins:
- the LOC118079096 gene encoding olfactory receptor 14A16-like, translating to MRNLTLTSGFLLLEFSQIRELQILHFFVFLGLYLITVIGNLLIIFVIALDHHLHIPMYFFLMNLAISDIGTVSAIGPKSMVSSIMNNSHISYGECVTQVFFFFLFGCSDLILLTIMAHDRYVAICNPLQYEVIMNKGAYIEMITMSWITSILYAVLHTAGTFSITFCSNRVDQFFCEIPQLLKLSCSDLYIVEVGLLAFSCISAFGCFVFIIVTYAWILTGVLKMPSEQGRHKALSTCLPHLLVVSLLMFTGLFAYIRSPSNSSSGMDLVFGVIYAILPPMMNPFIYSMRNKEIQTALRKLLSLKHFCDTVPGYIQKSLGFPRIFLPRS from the coding sequence ATGCGTAATCTGACTCTCACATCTGGATTTCTACTTCTAGAATTTTCTCAGATCCGAGAACTACAGATACTACACTTCTTTGTGTTCCTAGGACTATACTTGATAACGGTAATCGGGAATCTTTTGATCATCTTTGTAATAGCCCTTGACCATCACCTGCATATACCAATGTACTTCTTCCTCATGAACTTGGCCATTTCCGATATTGGGACAGTATCTGCCATTGGACCGAAATCCATGGTTAGTTCAATCATGAACAACAGTCACATTTCTTATGGTGAATGTGTCActcaagtttttttctttttcctctttggaTGCTCTGACTTAATCCTGTTAACCATAATGGCACATGACAGGTATGTGGCCATCTGTAATCCACTGCAATATGAAGTAATTATGAACAAAGGGGCCTACATTGAAATGATAACCATGTCATGGATCACCAGTATTCTCTATGCTGTGCTGCACACTGCAGGCACATTTTCAATTACCTTCTGCTCCAATCGTGTTGATCAATTCTTCTGTGAAATCCCACAACTACTAAAATTGTCTTGCTCTGACTTATACATAGTTGAAGTTGGACTTCTTGCATTTAGCTGTATTTCTGCGTTTGGGTGCTTTGTCTTCATCATTGTAACTTATGCGTGGATCTTGACTGGAGTCCTCAAAATGCCTTCTGAACAGGGACGGCATAAGGCCCTGTCCACCTGCCTGCCCCATCTCCTGGTTGTCTCTCTGCTTATGTTCACTGGGCTCTTTGCCTACATCAGATCACCTAGTAATAGCTCATCTGGGATGGATCTAGTCTTTGGTGTGATATATGCAATACTTCCTCCTATGATGAATCCCTTCATCTATAGCATGAGAAATAAAGAGATCCAAACAGCATTGAGGAAGCTATTGAGCCTTAAACACTTTTGTGACACTGTTCCCGGGTACATCCAGAAATCCTTGGGATTTCCTAGAATATTCCTGCCCAGGAGCTGA
- the LOC118079099 gene encoding olfactory receptor 14A16-like, with protein MHNLTSTSGFLLLEFSQIRELQILHFFVFLGLYLITVIGNLLIILVIALDHHLHTPMYFFLMNLAVSDIGSVSVTLPKSMVNSLMNNSHIQYAECVPQVFFFFCFECSDLILSTIMAHDRYVAICKQMQYEVIMNKGACIQMITTAWITSILYAVLHTAGTFSISFCSNRVDQFFCEVPKLLKLSCSDLYLVEVGFLVFSCISVFGCFVFIIVTYAWILTAVLKMPSEQGRHKALSTCLPHLLVVSVFVSTGIFAYTRPPNSNSPSGLDLVFAVIYTLLPPMMNPFIYSMRNKEIQTALRKLLSLKHFCDTFPRYNQKCLGLPIIFLPRS; from the coding sequence atgcataatcTGACATCCACATCTGGATTTCTACTTCTAGAATTTTCTCAGATCCGAGAACTACAGATACTACACTTCTTTGTGTTCCTGGGACTATACTTGATAACGGTAATTGGGAATCTTTTGATCATCTTAGTAATAGCCCTTGACCATCACCTGCATACACCAATGTACTTCTTCCTCATGAACTTGGCCGTTTCTGATATTGGCTCAGTTTCTGTCACTCTACCCAAATCCATGGTTAACTCACTCATGAACAACAGTCACATTCAATATGCTGAATGTGTCCCTcaagttttcttctttttctgctttgaaTGCTCTGACTTAATCCTGTCAACCATAATGGCACATGACAGGTATGTTGCCATTTGCAAACAAATGCAATATGAAGTAATTATGAACAAAGGGGCCTGCATTCAGATGATAACCACAGCATGGATCACCAGTATTCTCTATGCTGTGCTGCACACTGCAGGCACATTTTCAATTTCCTTCTGTTCCAATCGTGTTGATCAATTCTTTTGTGAAGTCCCAAAACTACTAAAATTGTCTTGCTCTGACTTATACCTAGTTGAAGTTGGATTTCTTGTATTTAGCTGTATTTCTGTTTTTGGATGCTTTGTCTTCATCATTGTAACTTATGCGTGGATCTTGACGGCAGTCCTCAAAATGCCTTCTGAACAGGGACGGCATAAAGCCCTCTCCACCTGCCTGCCCCACCTCCTCGTTGTCTCTGTATTTGTCTCCACTGGGATCTTTGCCTACACCAGACCACCTAATAGTAATAGCCCATCTGGCCTGGATCTAGTCTTTGCTGTGATATATACGTTACTTCCTCCTATGATGAATCCCTTCATCTATAGCATGAGAAATAAAGAGATCCAAACAGCACTGAGGAAGCTCTTGAGCCTTAAACACTTTTGTGACACTTTCCCCAGATATAACCAGAAATGCTTGGGATTACCTATAATATTCCTGCCCAGGAGCTGA
- the LOC118079095 gene encoding olfactory receptor 14A16-like has protein sequence MSNETSFLLLGFSDFRELQILHFVMFLLIYLATVVGNLLIIILITLNRQLHTPMYFFLMNLSIADIGNISINVPKAMSNSLMNTRLISYPECVSQVFFLIFFAVTDLGLLTVMAYDRYIAICNPLRYETVMNMRACIQMAASAWMTGLFNAMLHTGGTFSITFCSNVVNQFFCEIPQLLKLSCNDNYMAEVGINVFAACEAFGCFIFIIFSYVQIFTNVLRIPSVQGKKKALSTCLPHLIVVSLFICTGTLGYLCPTQNAPKDLVMMISVLYSMLPPMMNPVIYSMRNQEIRSALSKHFGWKLCSKHQMKIILQSSVF, from the coding sequence ATGTCAAATGAGACCAGTTTTCTTCTTCTGGGATTCTCTGATTTCCGAGAGCTCCAAATTTTACACTTTGTGATGTTTCTTTTGATTTATTTGGCTACTGTCGTGGGAAATCTACTCATAATCATACTCATAACCCTCAACCGTCAACTTCACACGCCTATGTACTTTTTCTTGATGAATTTATCCATCGCAGACATTGGCAACATCTCCATCAATGTCCCCAAAGCCATGAGCAACTCCCTCATGAACACCAGGTTGATTTCATATCCAGAATGTGTTTCCCAAGTCTTTTTCCTCATCTTCTTTGCAGTGACTGACCTGGGCCTCCTCACAGTCATGGCTTATGATCGATACATTGCCATCTGCAATCCACTACGATATGAGACAGTGATGAACATGAGAGCTTGCATCCAAATGGCAGCAAGTGCATGGATGACTGGCCTTTTCAATGCTATGTTACACACTGGTGgcacattttccattactttctgcTCCAATGTTGTCAACCAGTTTTTTTGTGAAATCCCACAATTGCTGAAGCTCTCCTGTAATGACAATTATATGGCAGAAGTTGGGATCAATGTATTTGCAGCCTGTGAAGCTTTCGGTTGCTTTATCTTCATAATCTTTTCTTATGTTCAGATTTTCACCAACGTGCTAAGAATCCCCTCAGTGCAAGGGAAGAAGAAAGCCCTATCTACCTGCTTGCCCCACCTCATTGTTGTCTCCTTATTTATCTGCACTGGCACCCTTGGCTATTTGTGCCCAACTCAAAATGCCCCCAAAGATCTGGTCATGATGATTTCTGTGCTATATTCTATGTTGCCACCCATGATGAATCCAGTGATTTATAGCATGAGAAATCAAGAGATCAGATCTGCACTGTCAAAACATTTTGGATGGAAACTATGTTCCAAGCATCAAATGAAAATCATTTTGCAATCTAGTGTATTTTGA